GTTGAGAGCATCAACTGCAGCCTGAGCCTCCGTCTCCCATTCGTACCGAGCGTAAACATTTCCAATCAAATGATCCCCAACATTGTCACAAACATGGAGTTCAAGCAAATTTCCGTACTTGGCCAACTCGCTGCGTTACGTTGTGGTTAGCATAACGATCCCAATAAATAAATCGAAACTGCTCACCAATACAAATCTTCGTATGTCGTATCAAAGTCCTGCTGCAACTGATCTTCGCTGTAGGTCGCACTGGGATTGTGAGCGGGGTTGTGGTAAACGTTGGGCAGGAGTATGGTTTGCGAGAAAGGTGGTCGAATGTGCTTTCGTGAACACCGGTCTCCGTGGCGGCATGCACCAATCTGGGGCGCTGTGTCAGACTCATCTAGAGAAAACATGAACATAACAAATCACATACCTTGTAATAAAACGAGCAGTTGACTCGGTCCTGCTCTGAATCGTAATGTAAATAATTGGAATTTCGTGTTTATATCACGCCAGAAATTTACATACCTGTACCAAAGATGTTCGCGAGATGAGAGGCCATCGTGTCAGTAGAGTTGCACTAATGCTG
The window above is part of the Rhizoctonia solani chromosome 7, complete sequence genome. Proteins encoded here:
- a CDS encoding splicing factor U2AF 23 kDa subunit gives rise to the protein MASHLANIFGTEQDRVNCSFYYKIGACRHGDRCSRKHIRPPFSQTILLPNVYHNPAHNPSATYSEDQLQQDFDTTYEDLYCELAKYGNLLELHVCDNVGDHLIGNVYARYEWETEAQAAVDALNNRWYAGRPLYAELSPVTDFREACCRQNENGECNRGGFCNFMHLRLASKKLVSELKAGQRIERRLNPTKNAGGAGGWEPPSNRDRERRSASPPRERRREDDRHDSRDR